One genomic segment of Fusobacterium mortiferum ATCC 9817 includes these proteins:
- a CDS encoding AAA family ATPase: protein MEKKFIVDPWARTTTRNGLAGDEVISALQKSIRRGNVEAACEFAYEMYITSPQMEEKLWRRLTAISVEDIGMGDPMAAVLINNLRQMRKEYAYADGDRPIFFIHAIRYLCQCEKDRSSDLLKNIVIKSFAMGYVPEIPDYALDKHTVRGAEMGRDSFHFLNEASKVTPQKKVDNDYKERYNKILEKYNPNDVVPSAFKFNPWQE, encoded by the coding sequence ATGGAAAAAAAATTTATTGTTGACCCTTGGGCAAGAACAACAACAAGAAATGGATTAGCTGGAGATGAGGTAATATCAGCTTTACAAAAATCAATCAGAAGAGGAAATGTAGAAGCAGCTTGTGAATTTGCTTATGAGATGTATATCACTTCTCCTCAAATGGAAGAAAAACTTTGGAGAAGACTTACAGCTATCTCTGTAGAAGATATAGGAATGGGAGACCCTATGGCTGCTGTACTTATCAATAATTTAAGACAGATGAGAAAAGAGTATGCTTATGCTGATGGAGATAGACCAATATTTTTTATCCATGCTATAAGATACTTATGTCAATGTGAAAAAGATAGGTCAAGTGATTTATTAAAAAATATAGTAATAAAAAGTTTTGCAATGGGATATGTTCCAGAAATTCCTGATTATGCATTGGATAAACATACAGTAAGAGGAGCAGAGATGGGAAGAGATTCATTCCATTTCTTAAATGAAGCTAGTAAAGTTACTCCTCAAAAGAAAGTAGACAATGATTATAAAGAGAGATATAACAAGATATTAGAAAAATATAATCCAAATGATGTAGTTCCATCAGCTTTTAAATTTAATCCATGGCAAGAGTAA
- a CDS encoding PTS sugar transporter subunit IIC: MESKFLEKLEKVLLPIGSKLGNQKHLQAISVGMMMTLALIVVGSLFLIVANPPINLELVDPNTSNIFLQFMIGWKKFAMANYDIITKPFNFTMGVVGLMTAFTIAYSLANEYKLNNLTSGLISMATFLMVAAPIEEGKIVMQYLGADGLFIAIIISLISVEISMLVERLGWKFKSEHIPPAVLSFMNALIPLLLNILIIYGLSVIIFVKTGKTIPELIMALLTPALNIGNNIWGYLAILIFGNILWLFGINGTSVIFPIVFAIGIANTGINAELVRQGKEPEMLMNLQMFRVAILGGAGNTLGLILLMLRSKSEQLKTLGKLAFVPGICGINEPVIFGTPIIFNPILGIPFLITPIVTVSMAYIAQKIGLISMGYIVDPSFAPFFIQGYLSSLDFRNLIFYFLLVVISLIIYFPFFKVYEKNLIAQEQE, from the coding sequence ATGGAAAGTAAATTTTTAGAAAAATTAGAAAAAGTATTATTGCCAATAGGTAGTAAATTAGGAAATCAAAAACATCTTCAAGCTATCTCTGTAGGAATGATGATGACACTTGCACTAATAGTTGTAGGTTCATTATTCTTAATTGTAGCTAATCCACCTATAAATCTAGAATTAGTAGATCCAAATACAAGTAATATATTTTTACAATTTATGATAGGTTGGAAAAAATTTGCTATGGCAAATTATGATATAATTACAAAACCATTTAATTTTACTATGGGAGTAGTAGGGCTAATGACAGCTTTTACTATTGCCTATTCATTAGCTAACGAGTATAAGTTAAATAATCTTACATCTGGACTTATCTCAATGGCAACTTTTTTAATGGTAGCAGCTCCAATAGAAGAGGGAAAAATAGTTATGCAATATTTAGGAGCAGATGGACTTTTTATTGCTATTATCATCTCTCTTATAAGTGTTGAGATTTCAATGTTAGTAGAAAGACTTGGATGGAAATTTAAAAGTGAACATATACCACCAGCAGTGTTATCATTTATGAATGCCTTAATTCCGTTACTTTTAAATATCCTTATAATCTATGGTTTAAGTGTAATTATTTTTGTAAAAACAGGAAAAACTATTCCAGAACTTATAATGGCACTACTAACTCCAGCTTTAAATATTGGAAATAATATTTGGGGATATTTAGCAATACTTATTTTTGGAAATATCCTTTGGCTATTTGGAATAAATGGAACATCAGTAATATTCCCAATAGTATTTGCTATAGGAATAGCTAACACAGGTATTAATGCTGAGCTTGTAAGACAGGGAAAAGAACCAGAAATGTTAATGAATTTACAAATGTTTAGAGTAGCTATATTAGGGGGAGCTGGGAATACTTTAGGATTGATTCTTCTTATGTTGAGAAGTAAGTCAGAACAATTAAAAACTTTAGGAAAACTAGCTTTTGTTCCTGGAATTTGTGGAATAAATGAACCAGTTATATTTGGAACTCCAATAATATTTAATCCAATATTGGGGATACCATTTTTAATAACTCCTATTGTTACTGTTTCAATGGCCTATATAGCACAAAAGATAGGATTAATTTCAATGGGATATATTGTTGACCCATCTTTTGCACCATTTTTTATACAGGGATACCTATCATCATTGGATTTTAGAAATCTAATTTTTTATTTCTTATTAGTAGTAATAAGTTTAATAATATATTTTCCATTTTTTAAAGTGTATGAGAAAAATTTGATAGCTCAAGAGCAAGAATAA
- a CDS encoding FMN-binding protein: MKKLLLGLVAILSITTMAATKEGTGLGYKDDITVSVETEGDKITAIKVIKMAETKRIAEPAIEKLTAEIIAKQSVEVDSVAGATYTSEGFKEAIADALKK; this comes from the coding sequence ATGAAAAAATTATTATTAGGATTAGTTGCTATCCTTTCTATTACTACTATGGCAGCTACTAAAGAGGGAACAGGATTAGGATATAAAGATGATATCACTGTTTCAGTTGAAACTGAAGGAGATAAAATTACAGCTATTAAAGTTATTAAAATGGCTGAAACTAAAAGAATAGCTGAACCAGCTATTGAAAAACTTACAGCTGAAATTATTGCTAAACAATCTGTAGAAGTTGACAGTGTAGCTGGAGCAACTTATACTTCTGAAGGATTTAAAGAAGCTATTGCTGACGCTTTAAAAAAATAA
- a CDS encoding TSCPD domain-containing protein, whose translation MKKAVVILAGVLLAQNTLASKVVNKDVTFSEKTYGVCSTEMTVSVKDGKIESFSAVKGCPGNLAAIGKLLPGMEVTKVIELLDDNYCSDAPLAGYTSCMDNLVEMLKKHVTEEEEGPMVEIRKAQKAAKQKVAFAGHVCSGCGLCQASFS comes from the coding sequence ATAAAAAAAGCTGTTGTTATCCTTGCTGGAGTTTTATTAGCTCAAAATACTCTTGCATCAAAAGTTGTCAATAAAGATGTTACTTTCTCTGAAAAAACATATGGAGTTTGCTCAACTGAGATGACAGTTTCTGTTAAAGATGGAAAAATAGAATCTTTTTCCGCTGTAAAAGGTTGTCCTGGTAACCTTGCTGCTATTGGAAAACTATTACCTGGAATGGAGGTTACTAAAGTTATTGAATTATTAGATGATAACTATTGTTCTGATGCTCCTCTTGCAGGATATACTTCTTGCATGGATAACCTTGTTGAAATGTTAAAAAAACATGTTACTGAAGAGGAAGAAGGTCCTATGGTAGAGATTAGAAAGGCTCAAAAAGCAGCTAAACAAAAAGTAGCTTTTGCTGGACATGTTTGTAGTGGATGTGGACTTTGCCAAGCTTCTTTCTCATAA
- the obgE gene encoding GTPase ObgE yields MFIDEVIITVKAGNGGDGSAAFRREKFVQFGGPDGGDGGKGGDVIFVADPNINTLIDFKFKKLFKAQNGENGQKKQMYGKTGENLIIKVPVGTQVRDVETGKLLLDLNVAGEERVLLRGGKGGLGNVHFKSSIRKTPKIAGKGREGTELKVKLELKLIADVALVGYPSVGKSSFINRVSAANSKVGSYHFTTLEPKLGVVRLEEGKSFVIADIPGLIEGAHEGVGLGDKFLRHIERCKMIYHLVDVAEIEGRDAIEDYEKINTELRKFSEKLANKKQIVLANKMDLLWDMEKYDKFKAYVEAQGNEVYPVSVILNEGIKEVLYRSWNMLEEIEREPLEEETNVDEVLREIKGDKEDFIITQDEDGTYVIEGRVLDGVLAKYVITMDDESIVNFLHMMRSLGMEEAMRNAGIQDGDSVRIADVEFEYVE; encoded by the coding sequence ATGTTTATAGATGAGGTTATAATAACTGTTAAGGCAGGAAATGGTGGAGATGGTTCAGCTGCTTTCAGAAGAGAGAAGTTTGTACAATTTGGTGGTCCAGATGGTGGAGATGGTGGGAAAGGTGGAGATGTAATTTTCGTAGCTGACCCTAATATCAATACACTTATAGATTTTAAATTTAAAAAATTATTTAAGGCTCAAAATGGAGAGAATGGACAAAAGAAACAGATGTATGGAAAAACAGGGGAAAATTTGATTATTAAAGTACCTGTTGGAACACAAGTAAGAGATGTTGAAACTGGAAAGCTTTTATTAGACTTGAATGTAGCTGGAGAGGAGAGAGTTTTACTTAGAGGAGGAAAAGGAGGACTTGGAAATGTTCACTTTAAATCATCTATTAGAAAAACTCCAAAAATAGCTGGTAAAGGTAGAGAGGGAACAGAATTAAAAGTAAAGCTTGAATTAAAACTTATAGCTGATGTTGCTCTTGTAGGATATCCATCAGTTGGAAAATCAAGTTTTATAAATAGAGTTTCAGCAGCAAATTCTAAAGTTGGAAGTTATCACTTTACAACTCTTGAGCCAAAACTTGGAGTAGTAAGATTAGAAGAGGGAAAATCATTTGTAATAGCAGATATTCCAGGACTTATTGAAGGAGCTCACGAAGGAGTAGGATTAGGAGATAAATTCTTAAGACACATAGAGAGATGTAAAATGATATATCATTTAGTTGATGTAGCAGAGATAGAAGGAAGAGATGCTATTGAAGACTATGAAAAGATAAATACTGAACTTAGAAAATTTAGTGAAAAACTAGCAAATAAAAAACAAATAGTTCTAGCAAATAAGATGGATTTATTATGGGATATGGAAAAATATGATAAATTTAAAGCTTATGTAGAAGCTCAAGGAAATGAAGTTTATCCTGTATCAGTGATACTAAATGAAGGAATTAAAGAAGTATTATATAGAAGCTGGAATATGTTAGAAGAAATAGAAAGAGAGCCATTAGAAGAGGAAACAAATGTAGATGAGGTTCTAAGAGAGATAAAAGGAGATAAAGAGGATTTCATTATTACTCAAGATGAAGATGGAACATATGTAATAGAGGGAAGAGTATTAGATGGAGTACTTGCTAAATATGTGATAACTATGGATGATGAATCAATAGTAAACTTCTTACATATGATGAGATCTTTAGGAATGGAAGAGGCTATGAGAAATGCTGGTATCCAAGATGGAGATAGTGTAAGAATAGCTGATGTAGAGTTTGAATATGTAGAGTAA